A genomic segment from Sphingomonas astaxanthinifaciens DSM 22298 encodes:
- a CDS encoding cation transporter has product MACNHCASETVSRATDVRWRQALWVALAVNGAMFAVELGAGFMADSKSLQADALDFFSDAANYAISLGVAGLALAWRARAALFKGLTLLLMGAYVIGTAVLAALQGSAPEPFLMGGIGVAALVANVSVAIMLFRWRAGDANMQSVWICSRNDAIANIAVVAAALGVFGTGTRWPDLVVAGLMAALSFSGGWRIVRLAAAELRTTEAHASAQR; this is encoded by the coding sequence ATGGCGTGCAATCACTGTGCATCCGAGACGGTTAGCCGCGCGACCGATGTGCGCTGGCGTCAGGCCCTCTGGGTCGCGCTCGCTGTCAACGGTGCGATGTTCGCGGTGGAACTCGGCGCCGGCTTCATGGCAGACAGCAAATCACTGCAGGCCGACGCGCTCGACTTTTTCTCGGATGCTGCCAATTACGCCATATCGCTCGGGGTTGCCGGGCTTGCCTTGGCCTGGCGCGCCCGCGCGGCGCTTTTCAAGGGCCTGACTCTATTACTGATGGGCGCATATGTGATCGGTACGGCGGTCCTGGCTGCGCTGCAGGGGTCGGCGCCCGAGCCATTCCTGATGGGTGGCATCGGTGTCGCGGCGCTCGTTGCCAATGTCTCCGTGGCAATCATGCTGTTTCGCTGGCGGGCGGGCGACGCCAACATGCAGTCGGTCTGGATCTGCAGCCGCAATGATGCGATCGCAAATATCGCCGTCGTCGCAGCAGCGCTTGGCGTGTTCGGCACCGGGACCCGTTGGCCAGACCTGGTCGTGGCGGGGCTGATGGCGGCGCTAAGTTTTTCCGGCGGGTGGAGGATCGTGCGTCTCGCGGCAGCCGAATTACGCACGACCGAAGCTCATGCTTCGGCGCAAAGATGA
- a CDS encoding MerR family transcriptional regulator produces the protein MAQATGTNAETIRYYERIALLPPPARTNSNYRDYGPDHAERLRFVRHARSLGFDIADVRSLLDLADQPDRDCAEVDRIASGHLATVERKIAQLQQLERELRRMLVDCGGGRIASCHIMQSLANHQLCEEDHP, from the coding sequence TTGGCGCAGGCCACCGGTACGAATGCCGAGACCATCCGCTATTACGAGCGGATCGCCCTGCTCCCTCCGCCGGCTAGGACGAATTCGAACTATCGCGATTACGGGCCCGACCATGCGGAACGTCTTCGGTTCGTCCGCCATGCCCGAAGTTTGGGCTTTGACATCGCGGATGTGCGGTCTCTGTTGGACCTCGCCGACCAACCCGATCGCGACTGCGCGGAAGTGGACCGCATCGCATCCGGGCATCTTGCGACGGTCGAGCGAAAGATCGCTCAATTGCAACAGCTCGAGCGGGAATTACGCCGGATGCTCGTCGATTGTGGAGGAGGCCGCATCGCAAGCTGCCACATCATGCAATCCCTCGCCAATCATCAACTCTGTGAAGAGGATCACCCGTAG
- a CDS encoding LysR family transcriptional regulator, which translates to MQRETMADLVAFFAVARERSFTRAAAKLGVSPSALSHTIRKLEERLGVRLLTRTSRSVATTEPGERLLERVGPHFDQVSDELARLTELRDTPAGTLRITTGDQPAESILMPAIAKLLLRYPDLSVEIMVDNGFVDIVAERFDAGVRLGETLAQDMVAVRIGPDLEMAVAASPAYFAKHGSPHTPDDLARHNCINLRHQARGGNSVWDLERDGRAVNVRVEGQFVVNDIAVVRQAAVDGVGLCYLPRDYLQDQIDRGDLVPVLEEWCPPFPGYHLYYPSRRHQSPALAAFIAAVRYRG; encoded by the coding sequence ATGCAACGCGAAACGATGGCAGACCTCGTCGCGTTCTTCGCGGTGGCGCGGGAACGGAGTTTTACCCGGGCGGCGGCGAAACTCGGAGTTTCGCCATCAGCCTTGAGCCACACGATCCGAAAGCTCGAGGAACGGCTGGGGGTTCGCCTGCTGACCCGAACCAGCCGCAGCGTCGCCACCACCGAGCCGGGGGAAAGGCTTCTCGAGCGCGTCGGTCCGCACTTCGATCAGGTGTCCGACGAGCTTGCCCGGCTGACTGAACTTCGCGACACGCCCGCCGGCACCCTCCGCATCACGACGGGAGACCAACCGGCCGAGAGCATTCTCATGCCCGCGATCGCCAAGCTTCTGCTTCGATACCCTGACCTGTCAGTCGAAATAATGGTCGACAATGGCTTCGTCGATATCGTCGCCGAACGCTTTGACGCCGGGGTGCGGCTGGGCGAGACGCTCGCGCAGGACATGGTGGCGGTCCGGATTGGCCCAGACCTCGAAATGGCGGTCGCCGCATCGCCCGCCTATTTCGCCAAGCACGGTTCGCCGCACACACCCGACGATCTGGCCCGGCACAATTGCATCAATCTACGCCACCAAGCCCGGGGAGGTAATTCGGTCTGGGATCTCGAACGCGACGGCAGGGCCGTCAACGTGCGTGTCGAAGGCCAGTTCGTCGTGAACGACATTGCCGTTGTCAGGCAGGCAGCAGTTGACGGGGTAGGCCTGTGCTATTTGCCTCGTGACTACCTCCAGGACCAAATCGATAGAGGCGATCTCGTGCCGGTGCTCGAGGAATGGTGCCCGCCGTTCCCGGGATATCACCTCTACTACCCGAGCCGTCGTCATCAATCCCCCGCCTTGGCGGCCTTCATCGCAGCGGTCCGATATCGCGGATAA
- a CDS encoding MFS transporter, with the protein MELAPSRLSAPSHAIIRSSDGGWPAVFALTLCVSTLIASEFMPVSLLTPVASSLQISEGQAGQAIAISGIFAVFTSLFIAAASRNVDRRSLLLGLTTLMVVSGAIVACAPNYLVFMAGRALLGVVIGGFWSMSTATVMRLVPEAAVPKALALLNGGNALATTIAAPLGSYLGQFIGWRGAFFCVVPLACVTLVWLFRTLPAMPNHERASGIAALRLLRRPQVPLGMLSVSLLFMGQFALFTYLRPFLESITGVGVTTLALILLVVGVAGLAGTYAIDFALRRSLYSLLAAMPLAMAAIAAGLVAAGHSPGVVTVLLVLWGFVGTAAPVAWWTWVSRVLPNDAEAGGGLMVAVVQLAITLGAGVGGILFDRLGYQATFLVSAALLISSAGAALLAARAPSNAADPADPPSAVFAAH; encoded by the coding sequence ATGGAACTCGCTCCCTCCCGACTTTCGGCTCCAAGTCACGCGATCATCCGCAGCTCCGATGGCGGATGGCCCGCCGTCTTTGCCCTGACGTTGTGCGTTTCAACGCTCATCGCGTCGGAGTTCATGCCGGTGAGCCTGCTGACGCCGGTCGCCTCCAGCCTCCAGATCAGCGAAGGCCAGGCCGGACAGGCCATTGCCATTTCCGGCATCTTTGCGGTGTTCACCAGCCTGTTCATCGCTGCGGCAAGCCGCAACGTCGACCGGCGCTCCCTGCTGCTGGGTCTCACCACCCTGATGGTCGTGTCTGGGGCGATCGTTGCCTGTGCCCCGAACTACTTGGTGTTCATGGCCGGCCGCGCCCTGCTCGGCGTGGTGATCGGCGGTTTCTGGTCGATGTCCACGGCAACGGTCATGCGCCTAGTGCCCGAGGCTGCCGTTCCGAAGGCGCTGGCGCTGCTCAACGGCGGCAATGCGCTGGCCACGACCATCGCGGCACCTTTGGGCAGCTATCTTGGCCAGTTCATCGGCTGGCGCGGGGCGTTCTTTTGTGTCGTTCCGCTTGCCTGCGTGACCCTGGTGTGGCTGTTCAGGACGCTTCCCGCCATGCCTAATCATGAGCGTGCCAGTGGGATCGCGGCACTCAGGTTATTGCGCCGTCCGCAAGTGCCGCTGGGAATGCTGTCGGTTTCCCTGCTCTTCATGGGCCAGTTCGCCCTCTTCACTTACCTTCGCCCGTTCCTCGAAAGCATAACCGGGGTGGGCGTGACCACCCTCGCGCTGATCCTGCTTGTTGTTGGCGTCGCAGGTCTGGCCGGAACCTACGCCATCGACTTTGCGCTCAGGCGATCGCTGTATAGCCTGCTTGCCGCAATGCCGCTGGCGATGGCGGCGATCGCGGCGGGGCTGGTCGCAGCCGGCCACTCCCCGGGCGTGGTCACGGTCCTGTTGGTTCTGTGGGGCTTCGTCGGCACAGCCGCCCCGGTCGCCTGGTGGACCTGGGTGAGCCGGGTGCTTCCGAACGACGCCGAAGCCGGCGGCGGGCTCATGGTGGCGGTGGTTCAATTGGCGATCACGCTGGGCGCAGGGGTAGGCGGAATCCTGTTCGACCGGTTGGGCTATCAGGCCACCTTCCTCGTCAGTGCCGCCCTACTGATCTCCTCCGCAGGCGCCGCGCTGCTCGCCGCTCGGGCGCCGAGCAATGCAGCCGACCCCGCTGACCCGCCCAGCGCCGTTTTTGCGGCCCATTGA
- a CDS encoding alpha/beta hydrolase: MQHALSPSALLDRRRILASLLATATLTFAAAGPAFAQTAPSPTNGATMQLTQTWDKVFPRSERVDHQKVTFTNRYGITLVGDLYLPKDRGARRLPAIAVGGPFGAVKEQSSGLYAQTMAERGFVTLAFDPSYTGESGGSPRNVASPDINTEDFSAAIDYLGRHASVDRERLGILGICGWGGMALNAVAVDKRVKAVAVSTMYDMTRLMSRGYNDSVTPQQRTHTLEQLSHQRWTDAANGTPAYGPRMNDLKGGEAQFLVDYHDYYRTPRGFHPRAVNSNGSWTITTPLSFMNMPILTYIKEIAPRPILFVHGERAHSRYFSETAYAAAAEPKELVIVPGASHTDLYDKVDVIPFDRFADFFGKNL, translated from the coding sequence ATGCAACACGCCCTGTCCCCAAGCGCGCTTCTGGATCGCCGGCGCATCCTCGCCAGCCTCCTCGCTACCGCCACGCTGACCTTCGCGGCTGCTGGCCCTGCCTTCGCGCAGACGGCGCCGAGCCCAACCAATGGAGCGACCATGCAACTGACGCAGACCTGGGACAAAGTCTTTCCGCGAAGCGAGCGGGTCGATCACCAGAAGGTGACCTTTACCAATCGCTACGGGATCACGCTGGTGGGTGATCTTTACCTACCCAAGGATCGTGGCGCCCGGCGGCTGCCGGCGATCGCTGTCGGTGGGCCGTTCGGCGCGGTGAAGGAGCAATCGTCCGGGCTTTATGCGCAGACGATGGCTGAGCGCGGGTTCGTCACCCTGGCGTTCGACCCGTCATACACGGGCGAAAGCGGAGGCAGCCCCCGCAACGTCGCCTCGCCCGACATCAACACCGAGGATTTCAGCGCCGCTATCGACTATCTTGGCCGACATGCCTCGGTCGACCGTGAGCGGCTCGGCATTCTCGGCATTTGCGGCTGGGGCGGCATGGCGCTGAACGCCGTCGCCGTCGACAAGCGGGTCAAGGCCGTCGCAGTCAGCACTATGTACGACATGACCCGGCTTATGTCGCGCGGTTACAATGACAGCGTCACGCCCCAGCAGCGCACACACACACTCGAACAACTCAGCCACCAGCGGTGGACCGACGCGGCGAATGGCACGCCCGCCTACGGCCCGCGCATGAACGATCTCAAAGGAGGCGAGGCGCAGTTCCTCGTCGACTATCACGACTATTATCGGACGCCGCGCGGCTTCCATCCGCGCGCGGTGAATTCGAACGGCTCGTGGACGATCACCACGCCGCTGTCCTTCATGAACATGCCGATCCTCACCTACATCAAGGAGATCGCGCCGCGTCCCATCCTGTTCGTGCACGGCGAGCGGGCGCACTCACGTTATTTCAGCGAGACTGCCTATGCCGCGGCGGCTGAGCCCAAGGAATTGGTGATCGTTCCCGGTGCGAGCCACACCGATCTTTACGACAAGGTCGACGTGATCCCCTTCGACCGATTTGCCGACTTCTTCGGGAAGAACCTGTGA
- a CDS encoding (R)-mandelonitrile lyase, translating to MEIVRKSEMKTVAGPAEYFTGKVTITGQFQRPDPSRVGGAIVHFEPGARTAWHTHPAGQTLIVTEGTGWTQIEGGPKLEFRAGDILWCPAEHKHWHGATPHEGMTHVAIQESVNGSPVTWMEKVTDQQYLADLE from the coding sequence ATGGAAATCGTTCGCAAATCAGAAATGAAGACGGTTGCCGGACCGGCCGAATATTTCACCGGCAAAGTTACCATCACCGGCCAGTTCCAGCGCCCCGATCCGTCGCGGGTGGGAGGTGCAATCGTCCACTTCGAGCCGGGCGCGCGCACGGCATGGCACACGCACCCGGCCGGTCAGACGCTGATTGTCACGGAAGGCACCGGATGGACGCAAATCGAAGGCGGGCCAAAGCTCGAGTTTCGCGCCGGTGACATCCTTTGGTGCCCAGCGGAACATAAGCACTGGCATGGAGCGACCCCGCACGAAGGCATGACACATGTAGCGATCCAGGAGTCGGTCAACGGCTCCCCGGTGACCTGGATGGAGAAGGTCACGGACCAGCAGTATCTGGCCGACCTGGAATAA
- a CDS encoding cyclophilin-like fold protein, which translates to MLINEVLISTEQAQFSARLADNASARALATQLPLRLQMRDHLRQEKTGVLPSALPDGERQRDFSVGTLGLWEDRDFVIYYAKGRVPPPGIVILGQVEGDLSEFDNADAVTVSLRRP; encoded by the coding sequence ATGCTTATCAACGAAGTTCTGATCTCCACTGAGCAAGCTCAGTTTAGCGCCAGGCTGGCCGACAACGCTTCCGCGCGGGCGCTCGCGACGCAGCTGCCACTGCGACTCCAAATGCGTGATCACCTGCGCCAGGAGAAGACGGGCGTGCTCCCTTCGGCCCTCCCGGATGGCGAGCGGCAACGCGACTTCTCGGTCGGGACGCTCGGCCTGTGGGAAGACCGCGACTTCGTCATCTACTACGCTAAAGGCCGCGTTCCTCCTCCGGGCATCGTGATCCTCGGACAAGTCGAGGGCGATCTCTCGGAATTCGACAATGCCGACGCCGTCACGGTGTCGCTCCGTCGCCCCTAA
- a CDS encoding SDR family oxidoreductase, whose amino-acid sequence MNGITDKVIVITGASSGMGAAAAAHLAARGAKIVLGARRADRIEALAAEIVEAGGQATAVATDVTNRDDLTKLVATAVETYGRIDVLINNAGLMPLSPLDRLKVDEWDRMIDVNIKGVLYGIAAALPHMKAQKHGHIINVSSVAGHKIFEGSAVYSATKFAVRALSDGLRAEAAPHNIRTTIISPGAVKTELLDHISEKDVQSANQDYVGQVGVAAETFARMVAFAISEPEDVGISEIVFRPTVQQL is encoded by the coding sequence ATGAATGGCATTACTGACAAGGTCATCGTCATCACCGGCGCGTCCAGTGGCATGGGAGCGGCAGCTGCCGCTCATCTTGCTGCACGGGGTGCGAAGATCGTTCTCGGAGCCCGCCGCGCCGACCGCATCGAGGCCCTTGCGGCAGAGATCGTCGAGGCTGGCGGCCAGGCAACTGCAGTCGCCACGGACGTCACTAACCGTGACGATCTCACGAAATTGGTGGCCACAGCGGTCGAGACATACGGACGCATCGACGTGCTCATCAACAACGCGGGCCTGATGCCGCTTTCGCCGCTCGATCGCCTGAAGGTCGACGAATGGGATCGGATGATCGACGTCAACATCAAGGGTGTGCTGTACGGGATCGCCGCTGCGCTTCCTCACATGAAGGCGCAGAAACACGGTCACATCATCAATGTCTCCTCAGTTGCGGGGCACAAGATTTTTGAGGGCTCGGCGGTCTATTCGGCGACCAAATTCGCGGTAAGGGCGCTGTCCGACGGGCTGCGGGCAGAAGCGGCCCCTCACAACATCCGCACGACCATCATTTCGCCGGGCGCGGTCAAGACCGAGCTTCTCGACCACATCAGCGAGAAAGACGTTCAAAGCGCCAACCAGGACTATGTTGGACAGGTCGGCGTCGCAGCCGAAACCTTTGCCCGGATGGTGGCCTTCGCGATCAGCGAGCCCGAGGACGTTGGAATTAGCGAGATCGTTTTTCGGCCGACAGTCCAGCAGCTCTGA
- a CDS encoding deoxyguanosinetriphosphate triphosphohydrolase family protein yields MVTIWSDWRVGETPGAEEQPSREGLRSRFQQDYDRLLFSTPVRRLSDKTQVWPMDANDGVRTRLTHSHEVANLARSIGTRIYGAQSQLFSGVDLHQVIQPMLSAIGLAHDLGNPPFGHQGEAAIGRWFELRKDWIFTNHGKGSRGLPVSIPDEMHPEFLKFDGNPQTLRLISKLQTNIAHLGLDLTTATLVAAIKYPVSAANRDKNNKIAKKYGYFESERALVERLRSDTGLAEGQRHPLTWIMEACDDIAYSVLDVDDAMKKGVISPDDVLASLRADDKTKSHEAVRKAQTKFEEIECAGRRPELARDIKIGYLRAYFIDALIEHASRGYVLAGKAINAFSHRTPLMDDSDLCDKLKELARQHAFGNPGVLRMEAYGAEAIDGLMSAFWDAIHDRPTEDFENILARRSGAKSKYVFALISQNYIEDAARSAQAPGIAGSVRYRELRLLTDMLSGMTDSFAIKLWDDVKDMQ; encoded by the coding sequence ATGGTGACGATCTGGTCCGACTGGCGGGTAGGTGAGACTCCCGGTGCGGAGGAACAGCCGAGTAGAGAGGGCCTTCGGTCTCGGTTCCAGCAGGACTATGATCGACTGCTATTCTCAACGCCAGTCCGGCGTCTGTCGGACAAGACGCAGGTCTGGCCCATGGACGCCAATGATGGCGTGAGAACGCGCCTAACCCATTCGCACGAAGTTGCGAACCTTGCGCGCTCGATCGGTACCCGGATCTACGGCGCCCAGTCCCAGCTGTTCTCGGGCGTAGACCTGCACCAAGTGATACAGCCAATGCTGTCAGCCATCGGCCTCGCGCACGACCTTGGGAATCCGCCGTTCGGGCACCAAGGCGAAGCGGCCATTGGCCGCTGGTTCGAGCTCAGGAAGGATTGGATATTTACGAACCACGGCAAGGGAAGTCGCGGCCTGCCTGTGTCTATCCCGGATGAGATGCACCCGGAATTCCTGAAGTTTGACGGCAACCCCCAGACACTGCGGCTCATTTCAAAATTGCAGACGAACATCGCTCACCTGGGTCTTGATTTGACCACAGCCACTCTTGTTGCAGCCATCAAGTACCCTGTAAGCGCAGCAAATCGCGACAAGAACAACAAGATCGCCAAAAAATACGGGTACTTCGAGTCCGAGCGGGCCCTCGTCGAGCGGCTTCGTTCCGATACGGGTCTCGCGGAGGGCCAGCGCCATCCACTTACCTGGATCATGGAGGCCTGTGACGATATTGCTTATTCGGTGCTGGACGTCGACGACGCGATGAAGAAGGGCGTCATCTCGCCAGACGACGTGCTCGCCAGCCTCCGCGCCGATGACAAGACGAAGTCGCACGAGGCCGTCCGGAAAGCACAGACGAAGTTCGAAGAGATCGAGTGCGCAGGACGCCGACCGGAACTCGCACGCGACATCAAGATAGGCTATCTGCGAGCCTACTTCATCGATGCGTTAATTGAACACGCCAGCAGAGGATACGTTCTGGCTGGGAAGGCGATCAACGCCTTCAGTCACCGCACGCCGCTGATGGATGACAGTGATCTTTGCGACAAGCTCAAGGAGCTCGCGCGCCAACATGCCTTTGGCAATCCTGGCGTGCTGCGCATGGAGGCATATGGCGCCGAAGCCATTGACGGCCTGATGAGCGCGTTCTGGGATGCGATCCATGACCGACCTACTGAAGACTTCGAGAACATTCTGGCCCGCCGCTCTGGGGCAAAGAGCAAGTATGTTTTCGCACTTATCAGTCAGAACTACATCGAGGACGCGGCCCGATCGGCCCAAGCTCCCGGCATCGCGGGTTCGGTTCGATACCGCGAACTCAGACTACTGACAGACATGCTCTCTGGCATGACCGACAGTTTCGCCATCAAGCTCTGGGATGACGTGAAGGACATGCAGTAG
- a CDS encoding M16 family metallopeptidase, producing the protein MRLPTLFAVLLLGAAPLAAAAPAPAPAPARNAAPSAGWMRGEGLAVDPALRLGTLPNGMRFIIRQNRTPPREASVRLRIDTGSLNEAEDQRGLAHFLEHMVLNGTENVPEGEFVKRLERHGLRFGPDTNASTDFGQTVFKLDLPQTDKDTLDEAFFLLREVAGRATLNAGAIDRERGIVLSEERARASPSYRQLTDELAWLYPGQLLPNRLPIGTTEVIRTAPRQRLLDFYRAWYRPERATLIVAGDVDPAEIEQRILKQFGDWKGVGPAGTPADQGRPATRSPDARVFVDPAIAAAVTLSWVRPPDLSPDSADKRRRDLEDQLAATILNRRLEKLAQRDDKPPFVSARLSLGDTEKTAESTALSAQARLGDWKSALATIDQEQRRLVQYGVTADEVERELTGVRAALDASLAAASTRTSNALAETLVAAVDRETVVTSPADRLAFFNAIEGGLTPAAVHAAAKRLFAGNGPLLYLTLPRPTATREAALAAYRTSQQVAVAAPLAQAKVAWPYDRFGTPGTVAERKEFAAIGTTHVRFANGVRLTVRPSQSRKEQILVSVRFGHGRLAMDPAGFSPEWALGQALIFGGTGKLDADQVNRAMTGKLVGANFAVEDDRFVLGGATRPADFRTELQLLTAYMTDAAWRPLGWERLKAQANSFHDRFESSPGGMLSRELGLILRSGDKRWGIPDRAMMKASSIADGRALLEPALKAGPAEVIIVGDIDVETAIAETAATFGALPAATGPAPAAGPMRFPAAPSGPITLFHKGRDDQAVGLIAWPTTGYGPRTRQESRKLSLLGSVFQLRLTEQLREKEGVSYSPGAGSAASQTWGDYGYLAAQVEAPPAKLDGFFAEAQQIAADLAAKPIDADELNRARKPLLASIERTRDGNGFWLGALQDLGTDPFTLQSILTQQADYEAITPADLQAAARRYLVAGDSVKVKVVKGDPKLKIIPPYPKGTVGMVVDRD; encoded by the coding sequence ATGCGGTTGCCGACCCTTTTTGCCGTGCTCCTGCTGGGCGCGGCCCCGCTCGCCGCCGCGGCCCCTGCCCCTGCCCCTGCCCCTGCCCGTAATGCCGCCCCGTCCGCCGGCTGGATGCGCGGCGAGGGACTGGCGGTCGATCCGGCGCTCCGCCTCGGCACCCTCCCCAACGGGATGCGCTTCATCATCCGCCAGAACCGGACTCCGCCGCGCGAGGCGTCGGTGCGGCTGAGGATCGATACCGGGTCGCTGAACGAGGCCGAGGACCAGCGCGGGCTCGCCCATTTCCTCGAGCATATGGTGCTGAACGGGACCGAGAACGTCCCCGAGGGCGAGTTCGTGAAGCGGCTCGAGCGGCATGGCCTGAGGTTCGGGCCCGACACCAATGCCTCGACCGATTTCGGGCAGACGGTGTTCAAGCTCGACCTTCCGCAGACCGACAAGGACACGCTCGACGAGGCCTTCTTCCTGCTGCGCGAAGTGGCGGGCCGGGCGACACTCAACGCGGGCGCGATCGACCGCGAGCGTGGAATCGTCCTGTCGGAGGAGCGCGCGCGGGCGAGCCCCTCCTATCGCCAGCTGACCGACGAACTGGCCTGGCTCTATCCCGGCCAGCTGCTCCCCAATCGCCTGCCGATCGGGACCACCGAGGTCATCCGCACCGCGCCGCGGCAACGGCTGCTCGACTTCTACCGGGCTTGGTACCGGCCCGAGCGGGCGACGCTGATCGTCGCGGGCGACGTCGACCCGGCCGAGATCGAACAGCGCATCCTCAAGCAATTCGGCGACTGGAAGGGGGTCGGTCCCGCCGGCACCCCCGCCGACCAGGGCCGGCCGGCGACGCGGTCGCCCGACGCGCGGGTGTTCGTCGATCCCGCCATCGCCGCCGCGGTGACCTTGAGCTGGGTGCGGCCGCCCGACCTTTCCCCCGACAGCGCCGACAAGCGCCGCCGCGACCTCGAGGACCAGCTTGCCGCGACGATCCTCAACCGCCGGCTCGAGAAGCTCGCGCAACGCGACGACAAGCCGCCCTTCGTGAGCGCGCGGCTGTCGCTCGGCGACACCGAGAAGACCGCCGAATCGACCGCGCTCTCGGCGCAGGCGCGGCTGGGCGACTGGAAGAGTGCGCTTGCCACGATCGACCAGGAGCAGCGCCGGCTGGTGCAATATGGGGTGACCGCCGACGAGGTCGAGCGCGAGCTGACCGGGGTGCGCGCGGCGCTCGACGCGAGCCTCGCCGCGGCCTCGACCCGGACCAGTAATGCGCTGGCCGAGACCCTGGTCGCGGCGGTCGACCGCGAGACGGTGGTGACCTCGCCTGCTGACCGGCTTGCCTTCTTCAACGCCATCGAGGGCGGGCTCACCCCGGCGGCCGTCCATGCTGCCGCGAAGCGATTATTCGCCGGCAACGGCCCCCTTCTCTACCTGACCCTGCCCCGCCCGACCGCGACCCGCGAGGCCGCGCTCGCCGCCTATCGCACCTCGCAGCAGGTGGCAGTGGCGGCGCCGCTCGCACAGGCCAAGGTGGCCTGGCCCTACGACCGCTTCGGCACGCCCGGGACGGTGGCCGAGCGCAAGGAATTCGCTGCGATCGGGACCACCCACGTCCGCTTCGCCAATGGCGTGCGGCTGACCGTCCGGCCGAGCCAGAGCCGCAAGGAGCAGATCCTGGTCAGCGTCCGCTTCGGCCATGGCCGGCTGGCGATGGACCCGGCGGGCTTCAGCCCCGAATGGGCGCTCGGCCAGGCGCTGATCTTCGGGGGGACGGGCAAGCTCGACGCTGACCAGGTCAATCGCGCCATGACCGGCAAGCTGGTCGGGGCCAATTTCGCGGTCGAGGACGATCGCTTCGTGCTCGGCGGGGCGACCCGCCCGGCGGACTTCAGGACCGAGCTTCAGCTGCTCACCGCCTACATGACCGACGCTGCCTGGCGACCGCTTGGCTGGGAGCGGCTGAAGGCGCAGGCCAACAGCTTCCACGACCGGTTCGAAAGCTCGCCCGGCGGGATGCTCAGCCGCGAGCTGGGCCTGATCCTGCGGAGCGGCGACAAGCGCTGGGGCATTCCCGACCGGGCGATGATGAAGGCGAGCAGCATCGCCGACGGCCGCGCCCTGCTCGAGCCCGCGCTCAAGGCTGGCCCGGCCGAGGTGATCATCGTCGGCGACATCGACGTGGAAACCGCGATCGCCGAGACGGCGGCGACCTTCGGGGCGCTTCCGGCGGCGACCGGCCCTGCCCCCGCGGCCGGCCCGATGCGGTTCCCGGCCGCGCCGTCGGGTCCGATCACGCTCTTCCACAAGGGCCGCGACGACCAGGCGGTGGGCCTCATCGCCTGGCCGACCACCGGCTATGGGCCGCGGACCCGCCAGGAATCGCGCAAGCTGTCCCTGCTGGGATCGGTGTTCCAGCTTCGGCTAACCGAGCAGCTGCGCGAGAAGGAGGGGGTGAGCTATTCGCCGGGGGCCGGAAGCGCGGCCTCGCAGACCTGGGGCGATTATGGCTATCTCGCCGCGCAGGTCGAGGCGCCGCCAGCCAAGCTCGACGGCTTCTTCGCCGAGGCGCAGCAAATCGCCGCCGACCTTGCCGCGAAACCGATCGACGCCGACGAGCTCAACCGGGCGAGGAAACCCCTGCTCGCCTCGATCGAGCGCACGCGCGACGGAAACGGCTTCTGGCTCGGCGCGCTCCAGGACCTCGGGACCGATCCCTTCACCTTGCAGTCGATCCTGACCCAGCAGGCCGATTACGAGGCGATCACCCCGGCCGACCTCCAAGCCGCCGCGCGGCGCTACCTGGTGGCCGGCGACTCGGTGAAGGTGAAGGTCGTGAAGGGCGATCCGAAACTGAAGATCATCCCGCCTTATCCCAAGGGAACCGTCGGCATGGTGGTCGACAGAGATTGA